The Corvus moneduloides isolate bCorMon1 chromosome 1, bCorMon1.pri, whole genome shotgun sequence nucleotide sequence CCCCCATTTCAGGTTGTAACTATGAAACAAACATATAGGCAGAATTTTTCAAATTTGCCAAAGAGACTCGAAGAGCCCTTGAACTCCCTGGAGGGAGTGGGGAAGCTCCACCTGAGAGTTCCCTGGCCAGgagggcagcaggcagggggagCTCTCCATGGTGCTCTGGCGCTGAGCCTCTCCCGcggtgctggggcagcagctgctccagtgcagcCACGCGTCCTGCGCCTTCACAGGATGGGAGCTCCAAACTTTATTGTAACACCTAAACTGGTCTTTATCCAGCATGGAAGTTCTCTGTCATCTGAAAGCGACTAGCTCCTAATTCACCATCACAGCTGAGAGTTAGTGCCTGAAATGCAGGGAGCGTTTCCATGATGCCTGCTCACCGAGTCAGTGGAAGGAGGTATGACTGCAGTACTTTAAATGCTAATAAACAAGGTGTGTGCACACTGATGCAGACTATGTAATTAGTCtgcatataaaattaaattgtattGTCTATGTATTACAAAGGTCACAAGTGCTAGTTTCCATCACATAGACTTTGTATATCTGCAAAGAACAAGCCTGTTATGAGTGTTTTTAATCTTGGCTGAAAAATTTGTGGTTAGTAAGAGCACTTTTTTCAATTTTACTTCTATCCAGTTTGGCTAAGCTATAAATAGTTGTATGGGTTGTATGAGAAGGTAGAATTTTCATCTTTGGTAAAATTTGTTTTAGTGACTCTGGTGAAAATAGTTTTATTGCCTTTCAAGTACAGCTTACTCCAACTTGTGATTGTTTTGTTGctggttggtttggttggtgTTTTTCCAACTCGCTAAGTAAGGTTTGAGTGACCTAATTGTGTTGTTGGAAGAAGTGTTAGGTAAAAGACTCCATTAGCTGGATTCAGTAGTTACTTGGTTGATATTTTTGTTCCAGTATTCACAGTATAAGAGATTACTCTTGCATACtagtttgttttttgttttgttttgggtttggttttttggtgttaTGTCATTCCAGAATAATACACATTTCTGGAGGATCCTATTTAGTCCCATTCCACTTCATCTTGccagaaaacagtttctttgtattttctcttaattAGTGATTGTTCTTTACAAAAATGAGTAGTAGGGAAATTAAATTTCCCCAATTTGAACATTGGAGTCAGCAAATGAAATACTCAGTTTAATATAGCTGAATATTGAACCCACATTCTGAGTAGAAGTGCATGTTTTACCAtagttctttatttctgtttggctttctggCAGAACTATGAATGGATTTGGGTAGGATCTGTGAAGTGCTGAGCACACTGCAACTGTTACAAAACCGACTGTATATGATCTTTCTAGCTCTTGGTGTTCATCCTTCACATGACATTTAATATGTTTCTCTTCATAAGTTTATTTATTGATGTTCCATGTTTTTAAATGGCGTGTTCATTCATGTGTTGGAGGTGATTAATTCTTTCATCATTGCATTTATTATGTTTGCCTTGCCCCTCAGTATGTGGAATATTTGTTTGTGACCATccagtgggggtttttttgccagaaTTCCTGGGTTTGTTTGCATCTTATTTCATATatcatgtttattttaaagtgtcagttctgttttaattaataaatgtaAATCACCACCTAATGCTAATTTGCCACTTGTTAACAATAAAGCAAATATGTCAATAAAACTTCTTGTGATGTGCAAATTTTTGTAGTCAAATGTGAAATTATCTTAAATAACATAGCATACAGGTAGGTAATATAATTTCAACCTTAAGAATATTGTGATGTCTGATCTCAGGTACACAAAAAATAGGGTTTTTAAATTGAGTGAGATGAGATTTGGATTCCTAAGTCACCTTGAAAAACATACCAGATATTTAAATCAGTGTGATCTGCTTATATAAACTTAACTCTGTGTCTCCTCTATTTCTCCAGTTATACTGTGAATTTAGTTTATGTAGAGCTCATCACTGTGATATCtgtagtatttctttttcttaataataaAACTATAAGCGATAGTAAACTTAAGCTTGATCTGGATTTGTTCTCCTTCATGACATTTGAACACTATTTTGTTGAttaaattattaagaaaaaaaaagcagaagtttgtatttttcttcagaagttcACATATGTGAGCAGAAGTTACAATAAGGGTTTGGATTGCTAAATATGGATGAATAGAAATCAATTCctcttttcattcctttttttaggGGAAACTTCCTTCTACTGACCTCTTGAGTTTACTTTGAGAGATAGGGATTTGAAGGGTAGACTGTTCAGTGGAAAAGGAATTGACAGGATGGATGCAGCCAGAAAGTTGTGGTCAGTGTCTCTGTGTCCAGGTGGAGGCTGGTAACGAGTGCTGTCCCTCAGGACTCTTGTTTTGGGACTGGTGCTCTTTTAATATCTTCATCTATGACACAGTGAGACCAAGTGCACCCTGAGCAAGCTTGCAGATGACATAAACCTGAGCAGTGCAGTTGATACACCAGAAGGACTGGATGCCATCCAAAGGGACTGGACTACCATGTCTTCTCAAGTATGATGGATAGTGACTTAGACACTTCCTCTGCCAGTTCCCTCAGAACCCACAGATGTATCGCATCAGGTCCTATGGACTTGTTCCTTAGATGGTCTCAAACTTGAACTTCTTGCAACAGCAAGAGGTTGTGTTGTGTTTGTGctaaaattcttttaatttaaatacctACTTTTTTATCCTTGACACcttcccaaaaaattccatgtACTTCTAAATCATGGTTTTGACCTATtcatattatttcttttctatggccaaataaatacataaatgcaTAAGTGAAAGTGGCAGGGAGGTTGGCATGATGGTGGTAATACCATGCATGGTTTTCATCCCTTTGCCAATTCCTGAAAAGCACTTTAGTGCCACATTTGTAAGCTCAGGACACAAGAGGAAGTTCTCAAATGCAAGGAACAAACCAAAGAGCACCAGTCACTGCATTTAGCAGTTAGTGTTTGCATGTAAGCAGTGACTCAAGAAATTCGGCAACAAGAATTGGGCAGGATATTTAATAAGAAGTAGTCAGAAAAAATCCACTATTTCATAATCGCTATGTAAATTTCTGCTCTGGATCAACCCTTGGTCTTTCCCCAGGGTAGTCCTGGAATTGCTTTATTTCTCTCAAGACTTACGTTGTGAACTGCGGCTTAATTTAAACTGACTGACCTTTGAATTTTGTAGCAGCAATAATGCATCTgtgtatttttgctttaattcaCATTGCCCTTTCCTTGCCAAGTGGTTATTAGGAAATAAGTGTTGGCTTTTAACTGTTCCTGAATTTCCAAAAAATATCAGAACACCTTTTTTTCAGTCTCACAGACCAACTGAATCTGCAGTCTCCTGGGTCACATTTCAGAAGAAGGGTTTGTAACTGTGATTGCATTCTCTTATCTGCAGTATAATCCTgggaaatgtttcctttccctgttccaTAAAAGATTTATGGGTTGGGGTtggtttcagttttttaaaGTGTTAGGAGTTAAAGTTGCAATCTCTTACATGAAGAGCTAAAGAGCATATGTGAAAATCACAATCACAGTTTTACAAAGTTACCAATCCTGCCTCATTGTCACCATAAATAGATAGGGGATTGGAGAAGATGTATTCCAGGAAAGCATGGCATGCTTGCTTTGCTCTTAACCTCTTCCCTCACAGTTTCAGTACAGCCGTCTTGTTCCAGTCAAATACATAAGGCTAGTGCTGTTTACAGTCAACTGAGCAAACAGTTCTTTGAAGCACATCCTACTGCTTTTTCAGGTGATTGTTCTGAACACCGAAATTTGTACAGAGtagttttacagaaaaattctttaagCACAGATAAAACAATTTATATTAGTTTACTTTCAACCAGGAAACAACAGGCTGGCTTAACTAAAGCTTTCCTGAGGTATTTAGTCCAAGGTAGATGGCTGGTATGGAAATGTTTACCTAAACTGGGCAGGTTACAAGCAGCTAGGAAATAggtattttaaaacaggaagTCCCCAGCTTTGCTTCAAATGACTGActatctctgaaaaaaaaaaataaaaagggagtAATGGCAGTCAAAAAGTGAACAGCCCAATTCCAtagaagacaaatattttattaccaAAAGAGTTATATCAAAGTAAGAAACTGCAAAAGAGTTATAAACAACTATAAAAATACTTatatttattcaaaattaaatatgagTACTTTATTAGTTAAATGCCAATATATTATTCTCTGACAATATTCACACATTTTAAGTCATGTTTGTctaacatcttaaaacatgttatataaaataattgtatATGAGAAATCATAGTCCAAAGCTGAGGAATTCTAGCTCCTCCTGCAGCTACCTGTGGGTTGACCAAATGTATGAGGATAGTGCTGTTTCCAGTCAACTGAACAAATTTACATTCAGGCatgtcctttttcttcttccacgGGCCTCACTGTCTTGCCTCTGCTTCAGCCAGCAGAAGCATGCTGCATGTCTTAAAAGTCAGTACCCTTCctaagttttttaaaaagctaaatttctccctgtttttccaAACCCAAATCAGTTTGCAGACCCATCAGACCCATACCAAAAACATTTGTGTCAGGAGAACATACTCAAGATAAGCTGCTGCTTTGGTAAATTGTTACTTTTGGTCCTTGATACCTTTTTCATAGCTATAAAGAAACCAGCTACTTTTTTATACTGTTTTCTTCACCTGCAGCTTCCAAGATGTTTTTATAAATTGCAGTAGACATGTAAGTGGTTGCTTTCATATGACAGTATTATAAAGTTACTTGAGAAGTCAGAAAATTCAAAGTAGTTTCCAGAGCCCAAAGGTTGGACACAGATTTCTGCAGAGTTCTTTGTTTCAAATGCTGGTCTCTATTTCCACTTCTTGGAGTTCAGCAGCTTGGTTCAGCCATTTCTGTTATCTCCAGGAACAAGGCAGTGGCCTTCCATCAGAATTCTGGCATAAAGTGTTCATATAAGCGAGCAAGTTTACTTGAAGAATGCATATAAAATGCAAAGATACCAAGTAATGccactttgaaagaaaagagcaggatTCACCTGGAATCacctggaaattattttttcaaatttattccAGCAGGATCGAAGGCtagatatattttctttcagttcacaAACTTCTTGGTTACATTTCTTTTTGGACTGTTTACCTGTCTCTGTATCTTCTGTATTAAATACACGCGGGCAAACCTGAAACAGAATAGATTGTATTGTTATCTGAGAACTGCTTATTCTATTCCTATAGCCATCTTTCAAAGCAAACCAGTTGCATTACATCTGAATACTGGAGAGACCCTGCCCACGGGACTGTGAGAACGTGGCTTTAACACACAGCAAATAAGGACACTTGAAACCCAGTGTGTCCAACTGAGAACATATACATCCTCTATCATAGTTTAAAATTTATCATCTGTTGTCTGAAGGACTGAGAAAATAAAGCCAATTAAACTGTGAGCCAAACTTTGACTGTATGTGTTGAGACTAGTGGAAAAAGACAGACCAGTTCCAGGGGCTGGTGCTGTGCCCTAGTGTTCAGGATCTCAGCCAGACAAAACTATTGTGGTTCTTGTTCATATTCAATGACTGCTCATAATTCTTTGCTAAATTACTTTTATTgatctttaaataaaaacaggaaTCCATGAGGTTAGGCAGGAGTTGCAAGGATGATGCTGACTTCTATAACTTGACTGGGATGCCTTTTAATGTAACGCAAATATTGGATTCACCAGAGGTGACAAAGCAAAATATAGACACACCAATATTACTTTGAAGATCTGGTCCCAGATTATAAGTCTCTCCActtcaaggagaaaaagaatgagTTAAATGAAGCCTTCAATGCATCTGTTTAAGCATTATATTCTTTGGTGCCTATGTGGAGACTTTTTGATgttgtttaatatttttgtgttcCAATAGGTAACACTGAGCCACACTTAACACTCTTCCTTTGCTACAGTAGTCTGTAGATCACTGTGCTACATTTGAGTGGCACATCAAAAAGAATATTCTGCCAATGACTAAAAATCCAAATATTATCATACTTAATTGTTCTTGTTGAATTTGAGATACTGTGGTTAAAATCAAGACcagagaaattacagaaaagagagaaactcACCCTAACTGTTGAAACAAATCAAATTAAACATTGCTCTTAGGGTTAGTGAAAAGTAACAGCTACGATTTTATACTCTGGAGAAGTTTAAACGCCTTCTTTGCACAAGTCTGGTCTTTGTCTCTCACGAGAATTAACTCAGATATTTCACCAGATAAGAAATCTTCACCATAGACTTACAGATGATTGTCTTAGTCTTTGTACTGGGCTTAATGTCTACTACAAGACAAATGCTATACAGAGCAAAATTCCTCTGGCATGGAGGAGCATGTGCACAATAGTTTTATCTTTCAGATAGTCTGTGTTGAAGGCCTCTAGAAAATAAGTCAAATAGTTAAACTGTAGAACGAGTACAactcaccttttcttttttaggtcTTTCACATTTGCACTGTAGAACCTGTAATGTCCCACACGAGACAAATGCTGCTTTCCATCTAAAGGCTTTGCTGATTCTCGTCTTATTAAAGAATCTGAGCATGTTGCATGCCATGCTCTGTAGTGATTCTATTTCCTGTCAAGAGAGCAAGGAAAATACGTCTTGAGAAGTTTGTGCACCATTAATTCTTTGCAATGTTGGTTTGTCTTTAAAAGAACCCCAGACCCTCCATCTATTACTATTGGTTTCTCTTGCTTTCACAGTGCAAATCTTTTTCAATAAAACACATAACTAATCTAACTTACCTGCCATCTCTTCAAGATATTTAAAGCAGCAATTTTTAGTAGTAATAATATTAGCATAAGGATGTTAGGGAGAAATCACAGCCGTAATGAAATCAATTGGTGCAGttaggaaaacaaattatttttgcagcCAGTCCTTTTATCAAGTTATTATAAAATCTTTAGCAACAGCTGACAATTGTGCTTTCTGGCATTTGGGATCTGCCCAAACTACTATTTGAAAGCTTTCAGATCTGAAGTGAAAAGCTTAGCTAATACAATTTTctatagagaaataaaaacagaggtTGAGAAATTTTCATGTTTACTTCTATTGCAAAAAATAAAGTGttgtgcctgttttgcattaaaaatatagaagaatcttctatattattttcttcttctaagaaaaaaacacccacatTTCTTGGATATGGAATTgcttaatatttaaatgtttaaaatatcaATTTACTTAACACGTCATATGATTCCAGATTCAACAAACAAACCATCCTGAACATTGTGATTTGACTTTCAAAAGTAAATACTACTATATCACACTATTTTATTCAGGGACTGGACTGTACAAAGAACTCATTTGAGTTTGTATTCTCTAAACTctgaaaagttaaattttaCCTCAGTATCATTGCAGAAAAACtctttgatattttctttttttttattcttgcagCACCTGTCACGATTCTCTGCAGACATATTTACCTGTAAAATATCATACATGTTTAGACATAGAAGTactgtgccagtgcttggtcacaCTCACAATGAAAAGCTCTTTCCTGATATCCAGAGGGAGCCTCCTGTGTGTGAGTGTGCCCACTgcccctgtcctgtcactgggcactgtTGGTAAGAGCCTGGCTCTGTACCCTTTGCCCCCTCACTTCAGATATTTCTACACATTGATGAAATCCCTCtgagtcttctccaggctgaacagtcccagctctttcagcctttcctcattagagagatgctccagtcccttcagcGTCTTCATGGCCCCTTGCTGGAGTCTCTCCAGTAGCTCCATATTCCTCTCATAttggggagcccagaactggacacaaaTCTGTTCAATTTAAATCTTCATATTCTACTGAATTGCTTTGTTCTTTGGAAATTTTGGAGCATAGAGCAATGTTTAAATCTTACATTTGAACTGTAACATTGAATACACTGAATACAGTGTTTGTCAATGTTAGTCTCCATAAATACATGTCTCAGCTCTAAACAGATGGTAGCACTCACTTGGCATATGTAATAACATATGATGGCCTAAGCATCATCACATGGTGTTTTGCCTGATCGTAGTATTTTATCAATAGTTTATTCtctcttgttttttcttccactttcaCACCTGTGATCAAGATGACAATGGAAGCCAACTCAACAGAACCTTTGTCGTCTTCTTCAGCCTGTATCCAGATAATCCAGTTAAGCCAAAGGGCTTTAAAAAAGTTAGCTCACTACAGTATTGTTTCAGATCTCTTCACTTAGGCATGTGCATGAACACATTAGACAGTTAATTCTTAAAGTTTTTATGCAGAAATTGCCTGTGTTTCAGAAGTTCATTCAAGATAAATAGAACTTTGTCCAGAAAGGGTTTTCAAAACCAGAGTTTGAGGAATCAAATACTcactgacaaagaaaaaaaatacaaaacaacaaaaccaaatttaaaaacccaaccaccAATATCTGGATGCTAATGCACATCTTTTCTTTCACCAGAACAGAATGAAATGTTGCTGTAGTCACACAGCACCAAaatttataattatatatacatatattcacCCTAGAAACTGTATATCTGTTGCTTCATTTGCTTACTGCTACGGGATTTCCCCATCATCACTAGTTTTCTCAGATCACCTTTAGTATTATGTACAGTAACCATGTCTGAAGGCAGTTTATTGGCTGTGACTAAACCAACCTAAGGGAAATCCTGACCTCAGAAAAGGCAttagtgaaaattaaattactttacAGAGATCTAGTATATAACTCACTAGCCTGCTCTGTAGCAAACCCATAGCTGATCCAACCATCAGGCTGAGGGACTGAAAGCTATTGACTCTGCAATTGCAGGAAAGTGCCTAGTGGGCAGTTTCTATCACTCACACAGAATCCATAATATTTGTTGTTAACTTATAGTGACAATACACTGATTTTACATAGAAGACAAATTTCTCTTAAATGGGGAAaagtaaagacaaaaaaatgaagaaacttgCACAGGAGTTGCTTGTGTATGTCTTCGAGGAAGTAAAAGCTTCAGAGCTCAGTACATTCCCATTAGTTTTCACAAACATTAATTCATGAag carries:
- the IL7 gene encoding interleukin-7 encodes the protein MFHAFFRSTLPVLPLLLVLSPVNSSSCAMGNKTTEIRVKYENILSHDINELVNMSAENRDRCCKNKKKENIKEFFCNDTEEIESLQSMACNMLRFFNKTRISKAFRWKAAFVSCGTLQVLQCKCERPKKEKVCPRVFNTEDTETGKQSKKKCNQEVCELKENISSLRSCWNKFEKIISR